The following are encoded in a window of Kogia breviceps isolate mKogBre1 chromosome 10, mKogBre1 haplotype 1, whole genome shotgun sequence genomic DNA:
- the LOC131763595 gene encoding LOW QUALITY PROTEIN: small ribosomal subunit protein uS2-like (The sequence of the model RefSeq protein was modified relative to this genomic sequence to represent the inferred CDS: inserted 2 bases in 1 codon), with protein MSGALDILQVKEEDVFKFLAAGTHLGGTNLDFQMEQHVYRRRNDGIYIISLKRTWEKLLLPARAIENPADVSVVSSRNTGQRAGLKFAAVTGATSVSGRFTPGTFAHQIQVAFGEPRLPAVTDPRADRPPLPEASYASLPTVALXGTGSPLRYADLAVPRDSEGARSGGPMWRTLGREVLRKRGTASREHPWGVTPALCLYRDRGETEKGGKAAAEEAVAKEEFGGERTAPNACGRSPPKPGVPSPPLRGPPSGQEPPPRGLKLEIGGRKINSF; from the exons ATGTCCGGAGCCCTTGATATCCTGCAAGTGAAGGAGGAGGATGTTTTCAAATTCCTTGCAGCAGGAACCCACTTAGGTGGCACCAACCTTGACTTCCAAATGGAACAGCACGTCTACAGAAGGAGAAATGATGGCATCTACATCATAAGTCTGAAGAGAACCTGGGAGAAGCTTCTGTTGCCAGCTCGTGCCATTGAAAACCCAGCTGATGTCAGTGTCGTATCCTCCAGGAATACTGGCCAGCGAGCTGGGCTGAAGTTTGCTGCTGTCACTGGAGCCACTTCTGTCTCTGGCCGCTTCACTCCTGGGACCTTCGCTCACCAAATCCAGGTAGCCTTCGGGGAGCCAAGACTTCCGGCGGTTACCGACCCCAGGGCTGACCGCCCGCCTCTCCCAGAGGCCTCGTACGCTAGCCTGCCTACCGTTGCTCT GGGGACGGGCTCTCCTCTGCGATACGCGGACCTTGCCGTCCCACGCGACAGCGAGGGCGCTCGCTCCGGCGGCCCGATGTGGCGGACGCTCGGCCGGGAAGTTCTGCGCAAGCGCGGCACCGCCTCCCGCGAGCACCCCTGGGGGGTCACGCCTGCCCTCTGCTTGTACAGGGACCGTGGAGAGACCGAAAAGGGCGGGAAGGCGGCAGCTGAGGAGGCTGTGGCCAAGGAGGAGTTCGGGGGTGAACGGACCGCTCCGAACGCGTGCGGGCGCTCCCCGCCCAAGCCGGGAGTGCCCAGCCCGCCGCTGCGCGGGCCGCCGAGTGGCCAGGAGCCACCGCCGAGAGGTCTTAAACTGGAAATAGGTGGACGGAAAATAaacagtttctaa